A genome region from Gossypium hirsutum isolate 1008001.06 chromosome A04, Gossypium_hirsutum_v2.1, whole genome shotgun sequence includes the following:
- the LOC107942059 gene encoding disease resistance protein RGA2 has protein sequence MAEAFLSAIAATVLEQIATVVSEEIRMAYNVRNDIEKLKETMSRIQAVLLDAERQQHENESLRRCMWKLKEIFYDAEDVIDDFKCISLRDQVAHDHNISKKVRALTKVPGRPSSLKLPGKLKDINNRLNELATEWDSFNLQQCRENRHDFYTETHSSVNSWDVCGRDEDKEKIVRLLMKPSEDQNFPVVCIVGIGGLGKTTVAKLVYNDDRVICYFDVKIWVSVSGEEFDLPRLLKLMIRSISKEEKCDTSTVEALQHCLRDILIYKSFLLVLDGVWSENQASWIHLRDLLSSMGGLPKSRIIVTTRSMKVASIMSSVEPYELKGLLFEDCLILFKKWAFRDDDEQQHPNLMRIGMEIVEKCEGVPLAVKTLGKQLFTNTREFDWQFIRECEIWRLEQSKDDILPVLKLSYDHLSSHLQQCFTLLSLYKKNEIYHSHEVIQLWMANGLLEQPKEEQEWEDVGDRYLNELLWRCLIQKEKDYGNYFTFKMHNLIHDLALYVSQKQCITVKCDPKAVDKNVRHLSFCGSKLLRVPEALKDFKNVRTVLVQEVSEESKRIHESIIDLCVSNFKYLRALRLRCYSPLTTLPNSICSLKHLRDLDLTGCRSMGKLPFSFYKLRCLQKLKISGIPLKYLPDRMESLIELRHLEITIKAKHLKEIREGCWTRLQHLGLIECDNLECLPKGLQYLTSLRRLDLVSCSKLVSLPRSLIFLTRLEDLHVSSCKKINLQMEPTEFDVKRPQLSLKTLSLWDSDELKDFPRLLLQGSSSTLQQIQIRICNNFEVLPTWLRNLTSLRKLEILNCPKLSALPEGMERLTGLRQLTIKQCPNLSIRCRPYVGADWRKIAHVQDRDTPEY, from the coding sequence ATGGCAGAAGCTTTCTTGTCCGCTATTGCAGCAACGGTACTGGAGCAAATAGCCACCGTTGTGTCAGAAGAAATTCGCATGGCCTATAATGTCCGAAACGATATCGAAAAGCTCAAGGAGACCATGAGCCGCATTCAAGCTGTGCTTTTGGATGCTGAGCGGCAGCAACACGAAAATGAAAGCTTACGCCGCTGTATGTGGAAGCTTAAAGAAATCTTTTACGATGCTGAAGAtgtaattgatgatttcaagtgTATATCTCTTCGAGATCAGGTCGCCCATGATCACAACATCAGCAAAAAGGTGCGAGCTTTAACTAAAGTACCTGGTCGTCCGTCCTCTTTAAAACTGCCTGGGAAACTGAAAGATATCAATAATAGGCTAAATGAACTTGCTACTGAGTGGGACAGCTTTAATCTGCAACAATGTAGGGAAAACCGACATGATTTTTACACAGAGACCCACTCTTCTGTTAATTCTTGGGATGTTTGTGGTAGAGATGAAGATAAAGAGAAAATTGTTCGTCTTTTGATGAAACCAAGTGAGGATCAAAATTTCCCTGTTGTCTGCATTGTTGGAATTGGTGGACTAGGGAAAACTACGGTGGCTAAATTGGTATACAATGATGATAGAGTTATTTGTTATTTCGATGTGAAGATATGGGTGAGTGTTTCAGGGGAGGAATTTGATCTTCCCAGGTTGCTCAAATTGATGATTCGCTCAAtaagtaaagaagaaaaatgTGATACTTCCACGGTTGAAGCCTTGCAACACTGCTTGAGAGATATTTTGATTTATAAGAGCTTTTTGCTTGTTCTTGACGGTGTATGGAGTGAAAATCAAGCAAGTTGGATTCATTTAAGAGATTTATTGAGTTCAATGGGTGGTTTGCCTAAAAGCAGAATCATTGTAACCACCCGGAGTATGAAGGTTGCTTCCATAATGAGTTCAGTTGAACCTTATGAGTTGAAAGGTCTCCTTTTCGAAGATTGTTTGATTTTGTTCAAAAAATGGGCTTTTAGAGATGATGATGAGCAGCAACATCCAAATCTCATGAGAATCGGGATGGAAATAGTGGAAAAATGCGAAGGGGTTCCTTTGGCAGTGAAAACATTGGGAAAGCAACTATTTACGAACACTAGAGAATTTGATTGGCAATTTATAAGAGAGTGTGAAATATGGAGGCTGGAGCAAAGTAAAGATGATATTTTACCAGTGTTGAAGCTCAGTTATGATCATTTGTCATCTCATTTGCAACAATGTTTTACTTTATTGTCATTGTACAAAAAGAACGAGATTTATCATAGTCATGAAGTCATCCAACTTTGGATGGCAAATGGACTGCTTGAGCAGCCAAAGGAAGAGCAAGAGTGGGAGGACGTTGGTGATCGGTATTTGAATGAATTGCTGTGGAGGTGCCTTATTCAGAAGGAGAAGGATTATGGCAATTATTTTACCTTCAAAATGCACAACCTGATCCATGATCTTGCATTATATGTGTCTCAAAAACAGTGTATAACAGTGAAATGCGATCCAAAAGCTGTTGACAAAAATGTTCGGCATTTATCCTTTTGTGGTAGCAAGCTGCTAAGAGTTCCAGAAGCCTtgaaggatttcaaaaatgttcGAACCGTACTCGTCCAAGAAGTTTCAGAGGAATCAAAGAGAATTCATGAATCCATTATAGATCTTTGTGTCTCCAATTTCAAGTACCTACGAGCACTTCGTCTACGTTGTTATTCACCATTGACAACTCTACCCAATTCCATTTGTTCCTTGAAGCACTTAAGAGACCTCGACTTGACTGGCTGTCGGAGTATGGGGAAACTTCCGTTTTCTTTCTACAAGCTTCGTTGTTTACAAAAGCTGAAAATATCAGGTATTCCTTTGAAGTACTTACCTGATAGAATGGAAAGCTTGATTGAGCTTAGACATCTAGAAATAACTATTAAAGCTAAGCATTTGAAAGAAATCCGGGAAGGATGTTGGACTCGTCTTCAACACTTGGGCTTGATTGAGTGTGATAACTTAGAATGTTTACCTAAAGGATTGCAATATCTCACATCACTTCGAAGACTTGATCTCGTTAGTTGTTCTAAACTAGTCTCATTACCACGAAGCTTGATATTTCTAACCAGATTAGAAGACCTACATGTATCTTCGtgcaaaaaaatcaatttacaaatGGAACCAACGGAGTTTGATGTTAAACGCCCTCAGTTGAGCCTCAAAACTTTATCCCTCTGGGATTCCGATGAGTTGAAAGATTTTCCACGATTGCTTCTTCAAGGATCTTCTTCCACTTTACAACAAATACAAATCAGAATTTGCAACAATTTCGAAGTGCTTCCGACATGGCTAAGGAATCTCACTTCACTTCGTAAACTTGAGATTCTTAATTGCCCGAAATTATCGGCTCTACCGGAGGGAATGGAACGGCTTACCGGGCTTAGGCAACTAACAATTAAACAATGTCCAAACTTGAGCATAAGATGTCGACCATATGTTGGTGCAGATTGGCGCAAAATCGCTCACGTACAAGATCGTGATACTCcagaatattaa